The Actinomycetota bacterium sequence TGCTGAACCCCTCCAGATCTCCTTCCGAGGTGGGTCTGGGTTGGATACCTTGCTGCGTCAGCATGCGTTCAGCCGTGTCTAGAAGAGCACTCGTCTTGTCCGCATCACTGGACTCGACGACCAAGCCGCCACCTAGCTCCTGAAGGTTCGTCCCCTGCACGAAGAGTCCAGCGTCACCCATCCACGACAGCACGTCCTCCTCGAGATCGAGGCCCGTCTGAGAGGTGAAGGCCGATTCGATCTGATCCCGGTTGAAGCCTGGGAAGTCGGCAAACAGCTCGAGCGACTCCGTGACTAGGCCTCCGACATCGGGAACCCCGAACGCCGCCCAAGACTCCCCCGGAAGAGTGAGCAACAATCCCGGCCCCGTGAAGGAGCTGAACCCGGCGAACGGACCTTCGGTAGGCGATCCTCCAGAGTTCTCGAAGCCGATCGAGTCCGAAGTGACGTACGCCACTCCGGCCCAGGGCGGCAGGTCCCCGAAGTCAAGGTTGTCAAAGATCGCCCGGTCTTCGGGCGTCATCTGTGGGTCCTGCTCGATCAACGACAACAGCGCATTCGAATCCGCGTAGAACAACCCGAGCCACTCATCGCGCAGGCTGTCGGTGGCGTCCAAGAACTTCTCCGAGTCCTGCAGCGACTCGCCGTCACGGGCATCAATCGAAGCTTTGATCGCTTCTTCAGTCCCGCCGACGAGGAAGCCGTCCAGGAAAACGAAGGCGGCCGGCTCCTCGGGGTCATCGACGACTTCATAGGTCGTGCCCTTGTATTCGCGCTCGACTATCTCTGCTTCGGGGTCCTCTTCCTGCTGGACCCGATCGATGAAGTCCCTCAGAGCGTCGTCGTCCTTGCTCTCGATCAGGATCCCGAAGTTGGGGAGCTCGGGAGGTCCGCCCGGCATGATGAACCCGCCGATCTGATCCCCCAGCCAGGGCTCGATGTCTTCTTCGTAAGAGAGACCCTCTTTGCCGAGCTGCTCATCCAAGAGCTCGATCAACTTGTTCAGCGCGTCGTCGGTGTTCTCGACGCCCGGGAACTTCTGGAGCAGATCGTCCAGCGCCATCTTCTGATCGTTGGATGGTCGAATGAAAACGTTCCCGTACA is a genomic window containing:
- a CDS encoding DUF3352 domain-containing protein, producing MKTKPLLLTVAALVLVAGAAVAYVRFMAPAEDEAIGLVPKSSILYGNVFIRPSNDQKMALDDLLQKFPGVENTDDALNKLIELLDEQLGKEGLSYEEDIEPWLGDQIGGFIMPGGPPELPNFGILIESKDDDALRDFIDRVQQEEDPEAEIVEREYKGTTYEVVDDPEEPAAFVFLDGFLVGGTEEAIKASIDARDGESLQDSEKFLDATDSLRDEWLGLFYADSNALLSLIEQDPQMTPEDRAIFDNLDFGDLPPWAGVAYVTSDSIGFENSGGSPTEGPFAGFSSFTGPGLLLTLPGESWAAFGVPDVGGLVTESLELFADFPGFNRDQIESAFTSQTGLDLEEDVLSWMGDAGLFVQGTNLQELGGGLVVESSDADKTSALLDTAERMLTQQGIQPRPTSEGDLEGFSMQAPGMPAPVYFLGGERLVITYGQSATQQAVTPEQPLAEAESFVRASDELGSDFDAGFFVDVDAAQAFAEAMMSFSGQIDPTYEEEVRPYLEPFGYIVAGSRTDDDEVVRRFVIGVP